A genome region from Triticum aestivum cultivar Chinese Spring chromosome 2B, IWGSC CS RefSeq v2.1, whole genome shotgun sequence includes the following:
- the LOC123042764 gene encoding probable polyol transporter 4 — protein sequence MQICYSFRSIAVSLSADVGVMSGCIIFIQKNLHIDELQQEVLVGCLSFISLLGSLAAGRTSDAIGRKRTIGLAAAIFQAGATVMALAPSFATLMAGRLLAGIGIGFGLMVAPVYISEISPAAHRGSLASLPEIFISFGILLGYVSNLAFAGLPDHVNWRVMLAAGILPSISVAYVLTVIPESPRRLVMQGRTGDARAVLVKVTETDEEAQERLAEIEESARVTTNDKAVWREIARPSPVVRRMLLAGLGVQFFQQATGIDALVYYSPTIFRDAGIASEGHLLAATVAVGLSKTIFIVIAILLVDRVGRKPLLLISTVGITACLAVLAASLCLLARGALPGGAAVALAIVTVCGFVAFFSVGIGPINMVLSSEIYPLRLRAQAVGLGLAVNRLTSGAVAMSFLSICRAASVAGAFTAFAAVSALSVAFVLWFVPETSGKTLEEIELLFGEAGGSGGDVELGDGEHLVHGR from the coding sequence ATGCAGATTTGTTATAGCTTTCGTTCTATCGCCGTGTCTCTCTCTGCAGACGTCGGTGTGATGAGCGGCTGCATCATCTTCATCCAGAAGAACCTCCACATCGACGAGCTACAGCAGGAGGTGCTCGTCGGCTGCCTCAGCTTCATCTCGCTCCTCGGCAGCCTGGCTGCCGGCAGGACGTCCGACGCCATCGGCCGGAAGCGGACCATTGGGCTCGCGGCCGCCATCTTCCAGGCCGGCGCGACCGTGATGGCGCTCGCGCCGTCCTTCGCCACGCTCATGGCCGGGAGGCTGCTGGCTGGCATCGGCATCGGGTTCGGCCTCATGGTCGCGCCGGTGTACATATCGGAGATCTCGCCAGCGGCGCATCGGGGCTCGCTCGCCTCCCTCCCTGAGATCTTCATAAGCTTCGGCATCCTCCTCGGCTACGTCTCCAATCTCGCCTTCGCGGGCCTCCCTGACCACGTCAACTGGCGCGTCATGCTCGCCGCCGGCATCCTCCCGTCCATCTCCGTCGCCTACGTGCTCACGGTGATCCCGGAGTCGCCGCGGCGGCTCGTCATGCAGGGGCGCACCGGCGATGCGCGGGCCGTGCTTGTTAAGGTAACCGAGACCGACGAAGAAGCGCAGGAGAGGCTCGCCGAGATCGAGGAGTCGGCGCGCGTGACAACCAACGACAAGGCGGTGTGGAGGGAGATCGCGAGGCCGTCGCCGGTCGTCCGCCGGATGCTGCTCGCCGGGCTGGGTGTCCAGTTCTTCCAGCAGGCCACCGGCATCGACGCGCTCGTCTACTACAGCCCGACCATATTCCGTGACGCCGGCATCGCCAGTGAGGGCCACCTCCTGGCCGCCACCGTCGCGGTGGGGCTCTCCAAGACGATCTTCATCGTGATCGCCATACTCCTGGTCGACCGCGTCGGCCGGAAGCCCCTGCTCCTCATCAGCACGGTCGGCATCACCGCCTGCCTGGCCGTGCTCGCCGCGTCTCTCTGCCTTCTCGCACGCGGCGCGCTCCCGGGCGGCGCGGCGGTCGCGCTGGCCATCGTGACGGTGTGCggcttcgtggccttcttctcggtGGGCATCGGGCCCATCAACATGGTGCTGAGCTCGGAGATCTACCCGCTGAGGCTGCGCGCGCAGGCGGTGGGCCTCGGCCTGGCGGTGAACCGGCTGACCAGCGGCGCCGTGGCCATGTCGTTCCTGTCCATCTGCCGCGCCGCGTCCGTGGCCGGCGCGTTCACGGCGTTCGCGGCCGTCTCGGCGCTGTCCGTGGCGTTCGTGCTCTGGTTCGTGCCCGAGACCAGCGGCAAGACGCTCGAGGAGATCGAGTTGCTGTTCGGGGAAgccggtggcagcggcggcgacgtggagctcggCGACGGTGAACATCTGGTGCACGGGCGATGA